The genomic region ACTGGAGTGCTCGATGGCGAGATGTGTTTGGGCTCTTGATAACAGTGATCTGGTGAGCAGAATGATCACTGTCACGGAGCCGAGGACGAAGCATTGGCTGTTCGGAATGATGGAGTCACTGTCTCACTCAGAGTTTGTTCGGCTCTCCGTAACACTATGGGCGATCTGGTCTTCTTGCAGAAAATTCATTCATGAAGGCGTGTCCCAGATTCCGCATTCTGCCCATGTGTTTATCCATCGTTTTATTGACGAGATCACCATGCTACAGAACAAACCGGCTGAAGTGCAGAATCCCCCCCGAGGAATTAGGCAGTCACATGCNNNNNNNNNNNNNNNNNNNNNNNNNNNNNNNNNNNNNNNNNNNNNNNNNNNNNNNNNNNNNNNNNNNNNNNNNNNNNNNNNNNNNNNNNNNNNNNNNNNNNNNNNNNNNNNNNNNNNNNNNNNNNNNNNNNNNNNNNNNNNNNNNNNNNNNNNNNNNNNNNNNNNNNNNNNNNNNNNNNNNNNNNNNNNNNNNNNNNNNNNNNNNNNNNNNNNNNNNNNNNNNNNNNNNNNNNNNNNNNNNNNNNNNNNNNNNNNNNNNNNNNNNNNNNNNNNNNNNNNNNNNNNNNNNNNNNNNNNNNNNNNNNNNNNNNNNNNNNNNNNNNNNNNNNNNNNNNNNNNNNNNNNNNNNNNNNNNNNNNNNNNNNNNNNNNNNNNNNNNNNNNNNNNNNNNNNNNNNNNNNNNNNNNNNNNNNNNNNNNNNNNNNNNNNNNNNNNNNNNNNNNNNNNACGCAAAGATCCATGTCGACGGTGCTGTTTTTAGTAACAGAGGCGGTTCTGCGGCTGCAGTGTGTCGAGATGATGCAGGGAACTATCTTGGAAGCTCATCGCTGGTGATTGAAGGCCAAACCGATCCGGCGACGCTCGAAGCAATCGCGTGCAGGGAGGCGCTGGCCTTGGCGGAAGATCTGCTGCTCCATGACTTCATCATATCATCGGATTGCAAGCAGGTGGTAGAGGATATTAACAGAGGAAATCAGGGGCGATATGGCTCAGTCATCACAGAAATTAGACTTAGACTCTTGAATTTTgattgtaattttatttttgaaGGCCGAGCCACTAATGGCGAAGCACATAGTTTAGCTAAGCACTTTCTTTCTCTCGGTCTGGGACGCCATACTTGGTTGTTAAGTCCCCATGATCCGAATTGTATCCCACTACATGTGGATTATCATCAATAAAACTTAGTTTTATCCTTAAAAAAAAGAAGCAGTGATCCGAACTCCCCCTACAAAAAACAAAAGCACTGATCTGTACTAAGTAGACAGCAGCACGGTCTAGCAAGTTGCCTAATCGAATAACCTCACTATTTTCTGCATGCATCTTCACAGTGCCCGCCGAATCGTCCTCGATGAGAATCACTTGGTCTTGGATCTATCCGCGCCTCTTCGTGACTACTGCGTATCTGTTTCCCCGACGTGCACAATCCCCATTGCTGGCCCCAACAGCTCAGCTCAGGTCACGCAGCCGATCGCCGCGCCCCTCACGCGCTCGGCACCGACCCGGTTGCGTTGCGTCCGTCCAAGCCTGGGGACGCCGTGCTGATCTGGATCTCGACACGGGAAAAACCGCATCAGATGCCGCGCGGGGCACTGACACGCACCCACAGGCCACAGGTGACGGACCCAACAACCCCCCGGATCTCGCCAGGTTCCCCGCTCCTCCCTCCACTTGCGGGCCGCGGGGCGGGATCGAGCCGGGACGGCGCACGCCATGCACCCGTACACGAGCTGTGGCGTCGCGTCGAGCCCCCAACATCAACGAGTGTACAAGTGAGCCATCGCCGACGCACCAGCGAACCAGCGGCTGCCGCGTAGCCATCGCTCGCCGCTGCCGGCTCCCGCTGAGCTTCTTAACTCGCTAGCTGACAACCCCTCGCGCGCACACTCCACTGTCCACTCGCTCGCTCACGCTCAGTGCTCTCACTTCACTGCCCACTGCTCGCCATTACTGGGCTCACCCACCCCAGATCTCATGGCTCCCCAGCGCCGCCACCACGCGGcgtgcctcctcgtcctcctcgcgcTGTGCGCCCCGCCGGCCCACGGCGGCCGCGCGCTGCCGGCCAGGGTCAGcaaggcgcaggcggcggcggcggcggccaacgcGACGGCGACGGCGGACGAGTTCCTGGCGCCGCACAACAAGGCGCGCGCGGCGGTCGGCGTGGCCGCGCTGCGGTGGAGCGCGgacctgacggcggcggcggcgtggaccgcgtcccagcagcagaagcagaagaaCTGCGCGTTCGCGGACATGGGCGCCAGCCCCTACGGCGCGAACCAGGGGTGGGCGAGCTACCGCGCGCGCCCGGCCGAGGTGGTGGCCTCCTGGGTGGCGCAGGGCAAGTACTACACCCACGCCAACAACTCCTGCGCCGCCGGCCAGCAGTGCGGCACCTACACGCAGGTGGTCTGGCGCCGCACCGCCGAGGTCGGCTGCGCGCAGGCCAGCTGCGCCTCCGGCGCCACGCTCACGCTCTGCCTCTACAACCCGCACGGCAACGTCAAGGGCGAGAGCCCCTACTAGCGGGCGGCCGGCGTGTCGGGCTGGTGGCGGCGCCTCTTGCGTTGGGGACGTCGCCGCCGGCGCCGGAGCATGATCGTCGTTAGAGTTACAAGTACGATCTACCAGCTTCGTGTCTCTGGTTCAGTTAAGGATGATTTGTGTTGCGAACTTGTGGTGCCTAGAATAACTACTGCTTAGATATAAGAAACTCATGCGGTGGCGTGCCTAGCATATTGTGTGGAAAATGAACTTGTCATGTTCTCGGCGAGTCCCGACTTCCGAGGGTGAACTTGTTATCGGACAAGAAAATTGTTCTCGGTGGGTTGGATTCATGGCATCTACGCATGGCAGTCACCAGACTCACCACATTTGTTTGCACTTGGAGACGTGCATTTTTAATGAATATGCAGACATGAACTAAGTTGAAAATGGTACTcccttcacaaatataagatgttctaacttttttttcTAGACCAGATGTATATAAATGTATTTTAGTGTTTTTTATGAGGACACATTTTAGtgtatttgttcactcatttcaatccGTATGTAGTTTAaattaaaatatccaaaacattttAGGGAGTACTATTCTCATGTAAAGTCTCCTTCCCTTTCTCGTCTATCTTAGGTAATTTTTTGGACGAGGACAGGCCAAAATTTTGGGATTAGTAACAGCACTAGTTGGGGAGTTGGCATCTAATCTGGTCTTGTTCTGAAAGATTTGTGATATCAAACACCAAATTGTTTGGTCACGTCAGTCCTCACATAGATAATATCCCATTGGGATGGATTGACATcggtcttagagcatctccaacatatGCTCAATAATTAATTTCTAATGGCAAATGATTAGCATCAGCCGGCCGATCTCCTGTAGCGTTCCGCCGCTCGTGCAGCCGCCAGATCCAAGTTTCATCGGACGGGTGCACAATGTACATCTTAGTGCAAAACGCCTTATTCGTGACATCATATGACTCAGTCCACGCGCGACGCGTGCCTCTACCACCTTAACAAATTTTCTGCAACACTATCTGTGTTGCAAAAGTCCTTTCGCAACAACACCAATGTTTCAAAAAATTTAAGATGAAAAAATATTCCGCAACATCATTTGTGTTACAGAAGTCATTCCACAACAACACGCATGTTGCAAAAAGTTAAGACGAAAACAAAAAGGCTTCCTTCATTTCTTTTCCAGTGTTGTtatgtttctatttttatttttttttctttcccaTTTCTTCTTTTTTGaataactttttaaatacatgaATAATTTTAAAAGTATCTATTTCTTataaattattttttcttctaagATTACATGTTTTATAAGAATAGAAAACTTTTAATATTACACGGATATTTATGTAATTTCTCTTGCACATAACTATAGTAGCACATTCGTTGGCTATGCGCAGTTGGGTGTTCATCATCGTTGTGAAACTCTTTTTTCAAAATTATTCAATATAATTGGTTTCTCATTTTGTAGGTTATACTTTTATTTGTATTTCTAGTTTCCATCCTTTTCACGCATTTGTTTTTTTTCGTTTTTGTAATGCACACATGTACCATCTGCATGCAATTCACATGAGCTTTTTGTGCCTAAGACATTTTTTTaattttacacgtcgggttgcaagtgtgGGCAGTTGCATGTCTGTCACTAGAGACGCAATTGCAAGTGTTGCCAACTACCCAGGGCCGGCCGTgtgcgtatatatatatatatatatatatatatatatatatatatatatatatatatatatatatatatatatatatatatatagtgttactattcatcactcagggtgcagaataagttattcttcacccgaggtaatcttacgatcatttcataattaaattacatttcgaattcaaatagttacattcctattgattcactacgtaaaatttgatatANNNNNNNNNNNNNNNNNNNNNNNNNNNNNNNNNNNNNNNNNNNNNNNNNNNNNNNNNNNNNNNNNNNNNNNNNNNNNNNNNNNNNNNNNNNNNNNNNNNNNNNNNNNNNNNNNNNNNNNNNNNNNNNNNNNNNNNNNNNNNNNNNNNNNNNNNNNNNNNNNNNNNNNNNNNNNNNNNNNNNNNNNNNNNNNNNNNNNNNNNNNNNNNNNNNNNNNNNNNNNNNNNNNNNNNNNNNNNNNNNNNNNNNNNNNNNNNNNNNNNNNNNNNNNNNNNNNNNNNNNNNNNNNNNNNNNNNNNNNNNNNNNNNNNNNGGTCtttttttgcgtcggaaataagacaaaacttacgaaacgtaaaattacggtgcattgaggggggggggggatgaagaataactattcctcacccagggtgacgaatagcgcgaccctatatatataaaaCTTGCAACCACATCTTTACTCTGAGATTTGATGACTATAATAATTGTTGGATAATGCCATATTATGGCAGAAATATTAAAGGATAGCAAAATGAAACCAACATGACATGATAACCTCAAATAAGGACCATATTCGAAGAACCATTCGGTGTTCGAATTTTTGGAtcactttctcttttttgtctccTATTTTCAGCACCCGACAAATGTTTTTTAGGCAACATGGCATGTTGATGtcctaaaattatgaaaaaaaAGGATACAAAGAATTAGAAATTTATACATCGGATGATTGAAACCCTAGACATGTACGCAGAATGACAAAAAATAGGGTGGTTGAATACGTACTGTGAAAGATTGAATTAGAAAATTATACACTAAAATTACTCCATGTACACTGAAATTAGAGGACGAATCATGGATGAATAATTGATAGTTGAATACTTACTAAAGAATAAAATAAGAAAACTACTAAAATTAGGGTTTGGCGGTGGATCAGGACTGCCGCGCGGATGGACGGACTGCCGCCCGGCGCGCGCAGCAGCGACAACCAGCGGCGGCCGAGGCGCCGAGCGACAGGCCGACGGTCGAGGAGGGGACGAACAACGAATATGAACCGACGAGCAACGAAGGCACGAGCTAATTAGCGAAACGATGACTCGATAAGATCTTGGATTGATTTGTTTCACACAAGCGAAAGGAGCGGCTGTGGCGCCGTGCCTTAGTCTCGCGTGATGCACTGACGCTTCGCTAATCGCTACTAGCTCTATCTGATGGGCCTTTTTTTCTTATCTATTTTCTGCTGGGCTATATACTATGCATGTATACTTCATCATGGGACCCCCTGGACCATCGCCCCTCCGGCCATACCCCAGGGCTGGCCCTGCAACTACCGCAACTTCATGTTTTAGAAGTAACTGCAAGTATCGCCAACTATTGCCGCCTTGCCCTTCCATCTACCTCCCCCACTGTCATGCTGACCGCCACCCCAACCATCCCTCTAAGCCGCACCACCAGTGAACAACTCCGGTGACCCCCCTCACGCGCACCCCTAAGAGATACAGTAATGAGGATGATGCTTAATGAAGCTGTTGCTCCCTCCAAAAATAGATAATGAGAATGTTGCTCCCCCGGCAAGGTCGGCCTCCCCatgtctgtgacgcccggataatcatgctacagtaatcccacgttaatggtgccacatcacctctgtcactgtagttaatcttgggttaattcgaaaccgcttcaaaattcaaattcaaattaatgtcaacaataaaagttttcaaaaattgaaacaaaaatgttcggacaatGCCAAATATGGCATAGGCAATTATGGTGTAGATGACACAAATTTATAAATTGcttaaatgcccaaattaaataaaacagaacataaaaaaaaggaaaagaaagggaaaaagaagaaaccCCCTTCCCCCTGGGCCGAAAGGCCCAGCTAGCCACCGCCCCTGCCAGCTGGCCCACCCGGCCGAaccggcccgcctccccctgccgcctcctttctctgttcccccgacccgggtcggaacaggggtgcgtccccgccgcaccctctcgccggcgacgacgggggataagatcgccagcacccccctgcctcctcgatcccgcctcccactcgcccccacgctcgccctcggcccccgagcctctccctctcccctccagatccatctccccctcgttccccaccgcaaccgagcaccgccatggcctcgccgccgtgaatcgcgcggccacagtcgccgcctcgccgcgcctgcgtgTCCGTCGACGCCTCCATCATCTTCCTCATCCACCGGAGGCCTCAGCTGGAGCGGGGGAGCCCCGAATCGCCGGATCCCCTTCGTCCACATCTCCGGCTGCcgcgttcttcaccaactccggcgacacccctctgctgctactaagccaccaaGGGCCACCGTGCGTGCCGCTAGGTGAGCTGCCTCCCCCCCGCTGCCCTCTA from Triticum aestivum cultivar Chinese Spring chromosome 4A, IWGSC CS RefSeq v2.1, whole genome shotgun sequence harbors:
- the LOC123086974 gene encoding STS14 protein; translation: MAPQRRHHAACLLVLLALCAPPAHGGRALPARVSKAQAAAAAANATATADEFLAPHNKARAAVGVAALRWSADLTAAAAWTASQQQKQKNCAFADMGASPYGANQGWASYRARPAEVVASWVAQGKYYTHANNSCAAGQQCGTYTQVVWRRTAEVGCAQASCASGATLTLCLYNPHGNVKGESPY